One region of Micromonospora lupini genomic DNA includes:
- the dtd gene encoding D-aminoacyl-tRNA deacylase has translation MRAVVQTVGRASVTVDGEVVGAISDGLLVLLGVTHTDTAETARTMARKVHELRILDDERSAADAGAPILVVSQFTLYGDARKGRRPSWTAAAPADVAEPLVTAVVDALRERGAKVETGRFRAHMLVESTNIGPQTILLDL, from the coding sequence ATGCGGGCCGTGGTGCAGACCGTCGGACGGGCCAGCGTGACAGTGGACGGTGAGGTGGTCGGCGCCATCTCCGACGGCCTGCTGGTGCTGCTCGGAGTGACCCACACCGACACGGCGGAGACCGCTCGGACGATGGCCCGAAAGGTGCACGAGCTGCGCATCCTGGACGACGAGCGCTCCGCCGCCGACGCCGGTGCGCCGATCCTGGTGGTCAGCCAGTTCACCCTCTACGGCGACGCCCGCAAGGGTCGCCGTCCAAGCTGGACGGCAGCCGCCCCCGCCGACGTGGCCGAGCCACTGGTGACAGCGGTGGTCGACGCGCTCCGTGAACGAGGCGCCAAGGTCGAAACAGGCCGCTTCCGAGCCCACATGCTCGTCGAAAGCACCAACATAGGCCCCCAAACAATCCTCCTAGACCTCTAA